A genomic window from Populus nigra chromosome 7, ddPopNigr1.1, whole genome shotgun sequence includes:
- the LOC133698357 gene encoding U-box domain-containing protein 8-like, producing the protein MATHFPDDFKCPISLEIMSDPVILSSGHTFDRSSIQRWLDSGHRSCPITKLPLPEHPRLIPNHALRSLISSFTIQKSQPDPNSYRNPNPSKKHQTQFLISALVSPSSTLESSLHSLSQLTRLTKLDPCLRRQITESGAVSTILNCVDSTESEIQEKALALLLNLSLDDDNKVGLVAEGVIGRVINVIRVGSPSSRAIGCTMLTSLAVVEVNKATIGAYPNAIKMLIWVLYNGKEREVREAATALYAICSFVDNRKRAVECGAVPILMKIGGMGLERAVEVLSLLVKCKEGREEIRKVNGCLEVLVKVIRNGSERGVQCALFTLNCLCSFAEEMRVEAKKDGVLEICVGFLDDENEKIRRNAANLVQNLSCRG; encoded by the coding sequence ATGGCTACACACTTCCCTGATGATTTCAAGTGTCCAATTTCACTAGAAATCATGTCCGACCCGGTTATTCTCTCTTCGGGTCATACCTTTGACCGCTCCTCAATTCAACGGTGGCTCGACTCCGGCCACCGTAGTTGTCCAATCACCAAACTCCCCTTGCCTGAACACCCTCGTCTTATACCCAACCACGCCTTGAGAAGCTTGATTTCCAGCTTTACAATCCAAAAATCACAACCAGACCCGAACTCGTATCGGAATCCGAACCCATCGAAGAAACACCAAACACAGTTCTTAATCTCCGCTCTCGTTTCCCCATCTTCGACTCTGGAATCCAGTCTTCACTCACTGAGTCAACTCACTAGACTCACCAAGCTTGACCCGTGTCTCCGCCGCCAAATCACTGAGTCTGGTGCAGTCTCAACGATTCTAAACTGTGTCGACTCGACCGAGTCAGAGATCCAAGAGAAAGCACTGGCCCTCCTCCTTAATCTCTCTCTTGATGATGATAACAAGGTGGGCCTTGTAGCTGAAGGTGTAATTGGTCGGGTCATAAATGTTATCCGGGTCGGGTCGCCAAGTTCCCGGGCCATTGGTTGCACAATGTTGACAAGTTTGGCTGTTGTGGAAGTCAACAAAGCCACAATTGGAGCGTACCCGAATGCGATAAAAATGCTTATTTGGGTTCTATATAATGGAAAAGAGCGTGAAGTGAGAGAAGCAGCCACTGCGTTGTATGCGATTTGTTCATTTGTTGATAATAGAAAGCGTGCTGTGGAGTGTGGAGCTGTGCcaattttgatgaaaattgGTGGGATGGGGCTTGAAAGAGCGGTGGAAGTGTTGAGTTTGTTGGTGAAATGTAAGGAAGGGAGGGAGGAAATAAGGAAGGTTAATGGGTGTTTGGAAGTTTTGGTTAAGGTTATTAGGAATGGGAGCGAAAGAGGGGTGCAATGTGCGCTTTTTACGTTGAACTGTTTGTGTAGTTTCGCAGAGGAAATGCGTGTAGAGGCCAAAAAAGATGGGGTGTTGGAGATTTGTGTTGGGTTTTTGGATGATGagaatgaaaaaattagaaggaatGCAGCTAATTTGGTGCAAAATCTAAGTTGTAGGGGGTAG
- the LOC133699756 gene encoding G-type lectin S-receptor-like serine/threonine-protein kinase At1g11410 isoform X1, which yields MNPVERFLSTLFLFLVFPSCFSIDIIAPNQSIKDGDVLVSSGQSYELGFFSSGIDSTRRYVGIWYRKVSERTVVWVANRDNPINGTSGVLAINKQGNLVIYENNRSSVPVWSTNVPASISMTNCTAQLQDSGNLVLVQQDSKGVLWQSFDHGTDTLLPGMKLGLDLKIGLNRSLSSWKSKDDPGTGTILYGIDPSGFPQLFLYKGQTRWWRGGPWTGLRWSGVSEMTPTYIFNVTFVNSVDEVSIFYTMNNPSIISRMVVNESGVVQRLSWNGRDQQWIGIWSAPKEPCDTYGQCGPNSNCDPYQTNNFMCKCLPGFEPKSPQEWYLRDGSRGCVRKPNVSTCHGGEGFVKMARVKVPDTSMASANMSLRLKECERECLRNCSCTAYASADERGLGCLRWYGDLVDTRTFSDVGQEIYIRVDRAELAKYEKSGPLANKGIKAILIVSVGVTLFLTIFLVCWFVKKRRKARDRKRRNEFPLSLTSRSNSWRDLPIKEFEEGTTSSDLPLFDLSVIAAATNNFSAANKLGEGGFGSVYKGLLHDGKEIAVKRLAKYSGQGINEFRNEVELIAKLQHRNLVRILGCCIQGREKMLIYEYLPNKSLDSFIFNEPRRSQLDWSTRHNIICGIGRGILYLHEDSRLRIIHRDLKASNVLLDASMNPKISDFGMARIFGVDQIEANTNRVVGTYGYMSPEYAMQGLFSVKSDVYSFGVLLLEVITGRKNSNFYDESNFSSLVGYVWDLWREGRALELVDTLMGDSYPEDQVLRCIQIGLLCVQESAMDRPSMSNVVFMLSNDTTLPSPKQPAFIMKESYNSGDPSTSEGSHSINEVTITMLGPR from the exons atgaatcctGTAGAAAGGTTTTTGAGTACATTGTTTCTCTTCCTTGTTTTTCCTTCTTGCTTTTCTATTGACATCATAGCTCCAAACCAATCAATCAAAGATGGAGATGTTCTGGTCTCTAGTGGACAAAGCTATGAACTCGGGTTCTTTAGCTCAGGCATCGATTCTACTCGTCGTTATGTGGGAATTTGGTACCGTAAGGTTTCAGAACGAACTGTTGTATGGGTGGCAAATAGAGACAATCCTATCAATGGTACCTCCGGAGTCCTAGCTATCAACAAACAAGGTAACCttgtaatttatgaaaataaccGAAGTAGTGTTCCTGTTTGGTCTACAAATGTTCCAGCCTCAATATCAATGACAAATTGCACGGCTCAGCTCCAGGATTCAGGAAACTTGGTCTTGGTTCAACAGGATAGCAAAGGGGTCTTGTGGCAGAGTTTTGATCATGGTACAGATACTCTGCTTCCTGGTATGAAGCTTGGGCTGGACCTGaaaatcggtttgaaccggtctCTGTCATCTTGGAAGTCCAAAGATGACCCGGGAACCGGAACCATTCTCTATGGTATTGATCCAAGCGGGTTTCCCCAGTTGTTCCTCTACAAGGGTCAAACCCGATGGTGGCGTGGCGGACCATGGACTGGACTAAGATGGAGCGGAGTATCCGAAATGACCCCTACCTATATCTTCAATGTTACTTTCGTTAACAGCGTTGATGAGGTATCTATATTCTATACTATGAATAATCCCTCCATCATTTCAAGAATGGTGGTGAACGAATCAGGAGTAGTGCAGCGGCTGTCGTGGAACGGTCGTGATCAACAATGGATCGGAATTTGGTCCGCCCCAAAAGAACCATGTGACACCTATGGCCAATGTGGTCCAAATAGTAACTGTGACCCatatcaaacaaataatttcATGTGCAAATGTCTACCCGGATTCGAACCCAAGTCACCCCAAGAATGGTACCTGAGAGACGGGTCAAGAGGTTGTGTCAGGAAACCTAACGTGTCCACGTGTCACGGCGGAGAAGGGTTCGTCAAGATGGCTCGAGTGAAGGTGCCGGATACATCAATGGCGAGTGCGAACATGAGTTTGAGATTGAAAGAATGTGAGCGAGAGTGCTTGAGGAATTGTTCTTGTACAGCTTATGCTAGTGCTGACGAAAGAGGACTTGGATGCTTGAGATGGTATGGAGATCTGGTTGATACAAGAACGTTTTCAGATGTGGGGCAAGAGATTTACATCCGTGTGGATAGAGCTGAATTAG ctAAATATGAAAAGTCAGGACCTCTTGCCAATAAAGGAATTAAAGCAATCCTGATAGTGTCTGTTGGTGTGACATTGTTTCTGACCATCTTCCTTGTGTGTTGGTTtgtaaagaaaaggagaaaag CCAGGGACAGGAAAAGAAGAAACGAATTTCCGCTATCATTAACTTCAAGGTCAAATAGCTGGAGAGACTTACCAATTAAGGAATTTGAGGAAGGTACAACAAGTTCAGATTTACCACTTTTTGATCTTAGTGTCATAGCTGCGGCAACAAATAATTTCTCAGCTGCCAACAAGCTTGGAGAGGGTGGTTTTGGCTCGGTGTATAAG GGTCTGCTGCATGATGGAAAGGAAATTGCGGTCAAAAGACTAGCAAAGTATTCTGGACAAGGGATTAATGAGTTCAGAAATGAGGTCGAGCTCATTGCAAAACTTCAGCACAGGAATCTTGTAAGGATATTAGGTTGTTGCATCCAAGGAAGAGAGAAGATGTTGATCTATGAATACTTGCCAAATAAAAGTTTGGACTCTTTTATTTTCA ATGAACCAAGAAGGTCACAGTTAGATTGGTCTACTCGCCACAACATTATTTGTGGGATTGGTCGAGGAATTTTGTATCTTCATGAGGACTCCAGATTACGAATCATCCACAGAGATCTTAAGGCAAGCAATGTTCTACTAGATGCCTCAATGAACCCAAAAATTTCAGATTTCGGCATGGCTAGAATATTTGGAGTAGACCAAATTGAAGCCAACACAAACCGTGTTGTAGGAACGTA TGGTTATATGTCACCAGAATATGCAATGCAAGGCCTATTTTCAGTAAAATCCGATGTATATAGTTTCGGGGTTTTGCTATTAGAGGTTATCACTGGGAGAAAAAACAGCAATTTTTATGATGAAAGTAACTTTTCGAGCTTGGTTGGATAT GTTTGGGATCTATGGAGAGAAGGCAGGGCCCTGGAACTAGTGGATACATTGATGGGCGACTCGTATCCTGAAGATCAAGTCTTAAGGTGCATCCAAATTGGTCTTTTATGCGTGCAAGAATCTGCGATGGACCGACCATCAATGTCTAATGTTGTTTTCATGTTGAGTAATGACACAACTCTTCCATCTCCTAAGCAACCTGCGTTTATTATGAAGGAGAGTTACAATAGTGGAGATCCATCAACAAGTGAAGGATCGCATTCTATAAATGAAGTGACTATCACCATGCTTGGACCTCGGTAG
- the LOC133699756 gene encoding G-type lectin S-receptor-like serine/threonine-protein kinase At1g11410 isoform X2: MNPVERFLSTLFLFLVFPSCFSIDIIAPNQSIKDGDVLVSSGQSYELGFFSSGIDSTRRYVGIWYRKVSERTVVWVANRDNPINGTSGVLAINKQGNLVIYENNRSSVPVWSTNVPASISMTNCTAQLQDSGNLVLVQQDSKGVLWQSFDHGTDTLLPGMKLGLDLKIGLNRSLSSWKSKDDPGTGTILYGIDPSGFPQLFLYKGQTRWWRGGPWTGLRWSGVSEMTPTYIFNVTFVNSVDEVSIFYTMNNPSIISRMVVNESGVVQRLSWNGRDQQWIGIWSAPKEPCDTYGQCGPNSNCDPYQTNNFMCKCLPGFEPKSPQEWYLRDGSRGCVRKPNVSTCHGGEGFVKMARVKVPDTSMASANMSLRLKECERECLRNCSCTAYASADERGLGCLRWYGDLVDTRTFSDVGQEIYIRVDRAELARDRKRRNEFPLSLTSRSNSWRDLPIKEFEEGTTSSDLPLFDLSVIAAATNNFSAANKLGEGGFGSVYKGLLHDGKEIAVKRLAKYSGQGINEFRNEVELIAKLQHRNLVRILGCCIQGREKMLIYEYLPNKSLDSFIFNEPRRSQLDWSTRHNIICGIGRGILYLHEDSRLRIIHRDLKASNVLLDASMNPKISDFGMARIFGVDQIEANTNRVVGTYGYMSPEYAMQGLFSVKSDVYSFGVLLLEVITGRKNSNFYDESNFSSLVGYVWDLWREGRALELVDTLMGDSYPEDQVLRCIQIGLLCVQESAMDRPSMSNVVFMLSNDTTLPSPKQPAFIMKESYNSGDPSTSEGSHSINEVTITMLGPR; this comes from the exons atgaatcctGTAGAAAGGTTTTTGAGTACATTGTTTCTCTTCCTTGTTTTTCCTTCTTGCTTTTCTATTGACATCATAGCTCCAAACCAATCAATCAAAGATGGAGATGTTCTGGTCTCTAGTGGACAAAGCTATGAACTCGGGTTCTTTAGCTCAGGCATCGATTCTACTCGTCGTTATGTGGGAATTTGGTACCGTAAGGTTTCAGAACGAACTGTTGTATGGGTGGCAAATAGAGACAATCCTATCAATGGTACCTCCGGAGTCCTAGCTATCAACAAACAAGGTAACCttgtaatttatgaaaataaccGAAGTAGTGTTCCTGTTTGGTCTACAAATGTTCCAGCCTCAATATCAATGACAAATTGCACGGCTCAGCTCCAGGATTCAGGAAACTTGGTCTTGGTTCAACAGGATAGCAAAGGGGTCTTGTGGCAGAGTTTTGATCATGGTACAGATACTCTGCTTCCTGGTATGAAGCTTGGGCTGGACCTGaaaatcggtttgaaccggtctCTGTCATCTTGGAAGTCCAAAGATGACCCGGGAACCGGAACCATTCTCTATGGTATTGATCCAAGCGGGTTTCCCCAGTTGTTCCTCTACAAGGGTCAAACCCGATGGTGGCGTGGCGGACCATGGACTGGACTAAGATGGAGCGGAGTATCCGAAATGACCCCTACCTATATCTTCAATGTTACTTTCGTTAACAGCGTTGATGAGGTATCTATATTCTATACTATGAATAATCCCTCCATCATTTCAAGAATGGTGGTGAACGAATCAGGAGTAGTGCAGCGGCTGTCGTGGAACGGTCGTGATCAACAATGGATCGGAATTTGGTCCGCCCCAAAAGAACCATGTGACACCTATGGCCAATGTGGTCCAAATAGTAACTGTGACCCatatcaaacaaataatttcATGTGCAAATGTCTACCCGGATTCGAACCCAAGTCACCCCAAGAATGGTACCTGAGAGACGGGTCAAGAGGTTGTGTCAGGAAACCTAACGTGTCCACGTGTCACGGCGGAGAAGGGTTCGTCAAGATGGCTCGAGTGAAGGTGCCGGATACATCAATGGCGAGTGCGAACATGAGTTTGAGATTGAAAGAATGTGAGCGAGAGTGCTTGAGGAATTGTTCTTGTACAGCTTATGCTAGTGCTGACGAAAGAGGACTTGGATGCTTGAGATGGTATGGAGATCTGGTTGATACAAGAACGTTTTCAGATGTGGGGCAAGAGATTTACATCCGTGTGGATAGAGCTGAATTAG CCAGGGACAGGAAAAGAAGAAACGAATTTCCGCTATCATTAACTTCAAGGTCAAATAGCTGGAGAGACTTACCAATTAAGGAATTTGAGGAAGGTACAACAAGTTCAGATTTACCACTTTTTGATCTTAGTGTCATAGCTGCGGCAACAAATAATTTCTCAGCTGCCAACAAGCTTGGAGAGGGTGGTTTTGGCTCGGTGTATAAG GGTCTGCTGCATGATGGAAAGGAAATTGCGGTCAAAAGACTAGCAAAGTATTCTGGACAAGGGATTAATGAGTTCAGAAATGAGGTCGAGCTCATTGCAAAACTTCAGCACAGGAATCTTGTAAGGATATTAGGTTGTTGCATCCAAGGAAGAGAGAAGATGTTGATCTATGAATACTTGCCAAATAAAAGTTTGGACTCTTTTATTTTCA ATGAACCAAGAAGGTCACAGTTAGATTGGTCTACTCGCCACAACATTATTTGTGGGATTGGTCGAGGAATTTTGTATCTTCATGAGGACTCCAGATTACGAATCATCCACAGAGATCTTAAGGCAAGCAATGTTCTACTAGATGCCTCAATGAACCCAAAAATTTCAGATTTCGGCATGGCTAGAATATTTGGAGTAGACCAAATTGAAGCCAACACAAACCGTGTTGTAGGAACGTA TGGTTATATGTCACCAGAATATGCAATGCAAGGCCTATTTTCAGTAAAATCCGATGTATATAGTTTCGGGGTTTTGCTATTAGAGGTTATCACTGGGAGAAAAAACAGCAATTTTTATGATGAAAGTAACTTTTCGAGCTTGGTTGGATAT GTTTGGGATCTATGGAGAGAAGGCAGGGCCCTGGAACTAGTGGATACATTGATGGGCGACTCGTATCCTGAAGATCAAGTCTTAAGGTGCATCCAAATTGGTCTTTTATGCGTGCAAGAATCTGCGATGGACCGACCATCAATGTCTAATGTTGTTTTCATGTTGAGTAATGACACAACTCTTCCATCTCCTAAGCAACCTGCGTTTATTATGAAGGAGAGTTACAATAGTGGAGATCCATCAACAAGTGAAGGATCGCATTCTATAAATGAAGTGACTATCACCATGCTTGGACCTCGGTAG